A genomic window from Microbacterium sp. H1-D42 includes:
- the trxA gene encoding thioredoxin, translating into MTAKATTQATWDQDVLQADGPVLVDFWAAWCGPCRMVAPVLDEIQAEHPEKITILKLNVDENPDLAMKYQITSIPAMKVFHGGEVKKTIIGAKPKFALEQDLADFIG; encoded by the coding sequence ATGACTGCCAAGGCAACCACGCAGGCCACCTGGGATCAGGACGTTCTGCAGGCCGACGGTCCGGTGCTGGTCGACTTCTGGGCTGCATGGTGCGGACCGTGCCGCATGGTCGCGCCGGTGCTCGACGAGATCCAGGCCGAACACCCCGAGAAGATCACGATCCTCAAGCTCAACGTCGACGAGAACCCTGATCTTGCCATGAAGTACCAGATCACCTCGATCCCCGCGATGAAGGTGTTCCACGGCGGAGAGGTCAAGAAGACCATCATCGGCGCCAAGCCGAAGTTCGCCCTCGAGCAGGACCTCGCCGACTTCATCGGCTGA
- a CDS encoding GIY-YIG nuclease family protein, whose product MMIGYTYMLRCSDGTFYVGSTKDLDTRLETHAQGLGSDYTSCRLPVQLMWWAEFDRIDEAFALEKRMQGWSHAKRLAFTEGGFDAIKGWSARERALRRGAASAEG is encoded by the coding sequence ATGATGATCGGATACACGTACATGCTTCGCTGCTCCGATGGGACCTTCTACGTCGGCAGTACGAAAGATCTGGACACTCGGCTCGAAACTCATGCGCAGGGATTAGGCAGCGACTACACCTCATGCCGACTGCCCGTGCAGCTGATGTGGTGGGCCGAGTTCGACCGAATCGACGAAGCCTTCGCACTCGAGAAGCGGATGCAGGGATGGAGTCACGCGAAGCGGTTGGCCTTCACCGAAGGCGGATTCGACGCCATCAAAGGCTGGAGTGCTCGCGAACGCGCGCTGCGGCGGGGTGCTGCTTCTGCTGAAGGGTGA
- a CDS encoding ParA family protein yields MDTPLARELADLSSRRKALSKVNVEFDGETRIFTVSNQKGGVGKTTTTVNLASALAELGAKVLVIDLDPQGNASTALGVTHTADTASIYDVLINDLPFGDIVQVSPESPNLLCAPSTIHLAGAEIELVSQVAREFRLRRALEVYLRENPADVVIIDCPPSLGLLTINAFTAASEVLIPIQCEYYALEGLSQLLGNIQMIQKHLNPELALSTILLTMYDARTRLAQQVADEVRSHFPEQVLDAVIPRSVRVSEAPSFGQTVISYDGTSAGAIAYREAAVEIAQRGQQTAQEQGA; encoded by the coding sequence ATGGACACCCCGCTCGCGCGGGAACTGGCCGACCTCTCATCCCGCCGCAAGGCCCTCAGTAAGGTCAACGTCGAATTCGACGGCGAGACCCGCATCTTCACGGTGTCGAACCAGAAGGGCGGAGTCGGCAAGACCACCACGACGGTGAACCTGGCATCCGCTCTCGCTGAGCTCGGCGCAAAGGTCCTCGTGATCGACCTCGACCCGCAGGGAAATGCGTCCACCGCACTGGGCGTGACTCACACAGCAGACACCGCGAGCATCTACGACGTGCTCATCAACGACCTCCCGTTCGGGGACATTGTTCAGGTGAGCCCGGAATCACCGAACCTGCTCTGCGCACCGAGCACGATCCACCTCGCCGGCGCCGAGATCGAGCTCGTCTCGCAGGTCGCCCGCGAATTCCGGCTGCGACGTGCGCTCGAGGTGTACCTGCGCGAGAATCCCGCAGATGTCGTCATCATCGACTGCCCGCCATCGCTCGGGCTGCTGACGATCAACGCGTTCACCGCAGCATCCGAGGTGCTCATCCCGATCCAGTGCGAGTACTACGCTCTCGAGGGCCTCAGCCAGTTGCTCGGCAATATCCAGATGATCCAGAAGCATCTCAACCCCGAACTCGCCCTCTCGACGATCCTGCTCACGATGTACGACGCGCGCACGCGCCTCGCGCAGCAGGTCGCCGACGAGGTGCGTTCACACTTCCCGGAACAGGTTCTCGACGCAGTGATCCCACGTTCCGTGCGAGTTTCCGAAGCACCCAGCTTCGGGCAGACCGTCATCTCATACGACGGAACATCGGCCGGCGCCATCGCGTACCGGGAAGCAGCAGTGGAGATCGCGCAGCGAGGTCAGCAGACTGCGCAAGAACAGGGGGCATGA
- the yidD gene encoding membrane protein insertion efficiency factor YidD has product MSALPSYSFGTAKFRASDLLRGLLVLPRNLVLAFLVLYRAIISPLYGDVCRYYPSCSAYAVGAVQQHGAVWGAMLSAWRILRCNPWSKGGVDDVRPHAHFRYDLTARGFVVPARKD; this is encoded by the coding sequence ATGAGTGCGCTGCCGTCGTACTCGTTCGGAACGGCGAAGTTCCGGGCATCCGATCTCCTTCGAGGTCTCCTTGTGCTGCCGCGCAACCTCGTGCTGGCATTCCTCGTCCTGTACCGGGCGATCATCTCTCCGCTGTATGGCGACGTATGCAGGTATTACCCGTCCTGTTCCGCGTACGCTGTAGGAGCGGTTCAGCAGCATGGCGCCGTGTGGGGAGCAATGCTCTCGGCATGGCGCATCCTGCGTTGCAATCCGTGGAGCAAAGGCGGCGTCGATGACGTTCGCCCGCACGCTCACTTCCGATACGACCTGACCGCCCGCGGTTTCGTCGTACCTGCTCGAAAGGACTGA
- the dnaA gene encoding chromosomal replication initiator protein DnaA gives MTSPAQPDVPIWSTLLERLAADDRVSPQLHGFLSLVVPAGVMGGVLYLDVPNDLTAAQINKRLRIPLMEALSASGDEVTSYRTVVNHELADQPTAPIAVPDFAASEPLRVESPIEQQPTPLRHESRLNPKYTFDNFVIGQSNRFAHAAAVAVAEAPAKAYNPLFIYGDSGLGKTHLLHAIGDYAQSLYTGVKVRYVSSEEFTNDFINSIANNRGAAFQSRYREVDILLIDDIQFLQGRAETQEAFFHTFNQLHDHNKQVVITSDVAPKLLTGFEDRMRSRFEWGLITDVQAPDLETRIAILRKKAQSESLHIPDEVLEYIATVVSSNIRELEGALIRVSAFASLNRSSLDISLAQTVLRDIVDTTEDNIISPTDIITATAGYFKLTVDDLYGSSRSQQIATARQIAMYLCRERTSLSLPKIGQLFGNRDHTTVMYACKKISELMKERRSIYNQVTDITTQINRR, from the coding sequence ATGACCTCTCCCGCCCAGCCCGACGTACCGATCTGGTCAACCCTGCTCGAACGTCTCGCAGCTGACGACCGTGTCAGCCCTCAGCTGCACGGCTTCCTCAGCCTGGTCGTTCCCGCCGGCGTCATGGGCGGCGTGCTGTACCTCGATGTGCCGAACGATCTCACCGCCGCGCAGATCAACAAGCGGTTGCGCATCCCCCTGATGGAAGCTCTTTCCGCGAGCGGCGACGAAGTCACGTCCTATCGGACCGTCGTCAACCACGAACTGGCCGACCAGCCGACCGCGCCGATCGCGGTCCCCGACTTCGCAGCATCCGAGCCCCTCAGGGTCGAGTCCCCCATCGAGCAGCAGCCGACCCCGCTGCGTCACGAGTCACGACTCAACCCGAAGTACACCTTCGACAATTTCGTCATCGGCCAGTCCAACCGCTTCGCCCACGCCGCGGCGGTCGCCGTCGCCGAAGCACCGGCCAAGGCATACAACCCGCTGTTCATCTACGGCGACTCCGGTCTGGGCAAGACCCACCTTCTGCACGCGATCGGCGACTACGCCCAGTCCCTCTACACGGGGGTGAAGGTCAGATATGTCTCCAGCGAGGAGTTTACGAACGACTTCATCAACTCGATCGCGAACAACCGGGGCGCGGCATTCCAGAGCCGCTACCGCGAGGTCGACATCCTGCTCATCGACGACATCCAATTTCTGCAGGGACGAGCCGAGACGCAAGAGGCGTTCTTCCACACCTTCAACCAGCTGCACGACCACAACAAGCAGGTCGTTATCACCAGTGATGTCGCACCGAAGCTGCTCACCGGGTTCGAGGACCGCATGCGCAGTCGCTTCGAGTGGGGTCTGATCACCGATGTGCAGGCTCCCGACCTCGAGACGCGCATCGCGATCCTGCGCAAGAAGGCGCAGAGCGAGTCGCTGCACATCCCGGATGAGGTCCTCGAGTACATCGCCACCGTGGTGTCATCGAACATCCGCGAACTCGAGGGCGCGCTCATCCGCGTCTCGGCGTTCGCCAGCCTGAACCGCTCCTCGCTCGACATCTCTCTCGCACAGACCGTGCTGCGGGACATCGTCGACACGACCGAGGACAACATCATCTCGCCGACGGACATCATCACCGCCACCGCCGGGTACTTCAAGCTGACCGTGGACGATCTCTATGGTTCGAGCCGTTCTCAGCAGATCGCAACCGCTCGACAGATCGCGATGTATCTGTGCCGCGAACGCACCAGCCTGTCGCTGCCGAAGATCGGTCAGCTCTTCGGCAACCGCGATCACACCACCGTGATGTACGCCTGCAAGAAGATCAGCGAACTCATGAAAGAGCGCCGATCGATCTACAACCAGGTCACCGACATCACCACGCAGATCAACCGTCGCTGA
- a CDS encoding ParB/RepB/Spo0J family partition protein — MAKRTGLGRGIGALIPTADQTERPVDVFFPGAVKVKQDDTTPIEQREAPAAAADEALAEIPGIRLIQVDPKLIVPNPRQPRTHFDEDHLSELVHSVREFGVLQPVVVRKNAGGEYELIMGERRTRAAREAGLDTIPAIVRETADEDLLRDALLENLHRSELNPLEEASAYQQLLEDFGITQEQLATRIGRSRPQISNTIRLLRLPVPVQQRVAAGVLSAGHARAILSVDDAEQMQRLADKVVNEDLSVRATEAAAKTMPTAPGKSPKPQAGARRAYLDEVSGKLGDRLNTRVQITLGARKGQVKIEFASIQDLNRILSEIGEEQYGAR; from the coding sequence ATGGCCAAGCGAACTGGACTCGGTCGAGGAATCGGCGCGCTCATTCCGACGGCGGATCAGACGGAGCGTCCTGTCGACGTCTTCTTCCCTGGTGCCGTCAAGGTCAAGCAGGACGACACGACGCCGATCGAGCAGCGTGAAGCACCGGCGGCCGCCGCAGATGAGGCTCTGGCCGAGATCCCTGGCATCCGCCTGATCCAGGTCGACCCCAAGCTGATCGTCCCCAACCCGCGGCAGCCCCGTACCCACTTCGACGAGGACCACCTCTCGGAGCTGGTGCACAGCGTCCGCGAGTTCGGCGTGCTGCAGCCCGTCGTCGTTCGCAAGAACGCCGGCGGAGAGTACGAGCTGATCATGGGGGAGCGGCGCACCCGCGCCGCCCGCGAGGCTGGACTCGACACGATCCCGGCGATCGTCCGCGAGACCGCTGACGAGGATCTGCTCCGAGACGCACTGCTCGAGAACCTGCACCGCTCCGAGCTGAACCCGCTCGAAGAGGCATCCGCCTACCAGCAGCTGCTCGAGGACTTCGGCATCACGCAGGAACAGCTCGCGACCCGTATCGGGCGGTCGCGGCCGCAGATCAGCAACACGATCCGTCTGCTGCGCCTGCCCGTGCCCGTGCAGCAGCGAGTAGCCGCCGGCGTGCTCTCCGCTGGGCACGCCCGCGCAATCCTCTCGGTCGACGACGCGGAGCAGATGCAGCGTCTCGCCGACAAGGTCGTGAACGAAGACCTCTCGGTGCGCGCCACCGAGGCCGCGGCGAAGACGATGCCCACCGCACCGGGGAAGAGCCCGAAGCCGCAGGCCGGTGCGCGACGGGCCTACCTCGATGAGGTGTCCGGCAAGCTCGGAGACCGCCTGAACACCCGCGTGCAGATCACGCTCGGCGCGCGAAAAGGGCAGGTCAAGATCGAGTTCGCGTCCATTCAGGATCTGAACCGCATCCTCAGCGAGATCGGCGAGGAGCAGTACGGCGCGCGCTGA
- the rpmH gene encoding 50S ribosomal protein L34: protein MTKRTFQPNNRRRAKKHGFRARMRTRAGRAILSARRTKGRTELSA from the coding sequence ATGACCAAGCGCACCTTCCAGCCCAACAACCGTCGTCGTGCCAAGAAGCACGGCTTCCGTGCCCGCATGCGCACCCGCGCCGGCCGCGCCATCCTTTCGGCACGCCGCACGAAGGGCCGCACCGAGCTCTCGGCGTAA
- a CDS encoding tryptophan synthase subunit alpha yields MIKSFPRRASLEVLRAEAGDERSVLVHERLRSGEDPWDFMTELPSIDELVVLFLRADVVEDRGGNIRDRGWNNQVLRSIALEYPELSPTVWRMLAA; encoded by the coding sequence GTGATCAAGTCGTTCCCCCGCCGCGCCAGCTTGGAAGTGCTGCGCGCTGAAGCCGGCGATGAGCGATCGGTGCTCGTACACGAGCGCCTGCGCAGCGGCGAGGATCCGTGGGATTTCATGACTGAGCTGCCGTCGATCGACGAGCTCGTCGTCTTGTTCCTGCGCGCTGACGTGGTCGAGGATCGTGGCGGCAACATCCGCGACCGGGGCTGGAACAACCAGGTGCTGCGCAGCATCGCCCTGGAGTACCCCGAGCTGAGTCCAACCGTGTGGCGGATGCTGGCGGCCTGA
- a CDS encoding sugar porter family MFS transporter encodes MKSDAIRGRVIGVSIAAALGGFLFGFDTAVINGAVDALSSAFELGTALKGFAVSSALIGCAVGAWFAGMVANRFGRVPTMVVAAVLFFVSAIGSGLAFGVIDLIFWRMIGGLGVGAASVIAPAYIAEVSPARIRGRLGSLQQLAIVTGIFVALLSDSLFANVAGGAAEPLWGLDAWRWMFLAEAIPATVYGLMALRLPESPRYLVARGDLVKAGEVLTEVTGEADVEAKIIEITGTINTERQESLRDLRGHRLGLKPIVWVGILLSVFQQFVGINVIFYYSTTLWRSVGFDESDALTITVITSVTNIVVTIIAILLVDRVGRRLMLLVGSVGMTVTLGLMAVAFSFGTLDAAGDVVLPEPWSTVALVSANAFVVFFGATWGPLVWVLLGEMFPNSIRAGALAVAAAAQWIANFFISTTFPAFADIGLTFAYGFYAFFALLSFFFVYFKVAETKGRELESMTEEVIVERRVRRRAA; translated from the coding sequence ATGAAGTCCGACGCGATCCGAGGTCGGGTCATCGGCGTGAGCATCGCCGCTGCGCTCGGCGGTTTCCTGTTCGGTTTCGACACCGCTGTGATCAACGGCGCGGTCGATGCCCTGTCGAGCGCCTTCGAACTCGGCACGGCGCTGAAGGGTTTCGCCGTCTCGTCCGCTCTGATCGGCTGCGCCGTTGGGGCGTGGTTCGCGGGAATGGTCGCGAACCGGTTCGGTCGGGTACCGACGATGGTCGTCGCAGCGGTACTGTTCTTCGTCTCCGCCATCGGCTCGGGTCTGGCGTTCGGCGTCATCGACCTCATCTTCTGGCGGATGATCGGCGGGCTCGGCGTCGGCGCAGCATCCGTAATCGCCCCGGCATACATCGCCGAGGTGTCGCCGGCGCGCATCCGGGGCCGGCTCGGATCACTGCAGCAGCTCGCCATCGTCACCGGAATCTTCGTCGCACTGCTCTCGGACTCCCTCTTCGCGAACGTCGCGGGCGGTGCGGCCGAACCGCTGTGGGGATTGGATGCCTGGCGGTGGATGTTTCTCGCAGAAGCGATCCCCGCAACCGTGTACGGTCTGATGGCGCTTCGACTGCCGGAATCTCCCCGCTATCTGGTGGCCCGCGGCGACCTCGTGAAGGCGGGGGAGGTGCTCACTGAAGTCACTGGCGAAGCCGATGTCGAGGCGAAAATCATCGAGATCACGGGCACCATCAACACCGAACGCCAGGAGTCACTGCGCGATCTGCGCGGCCATCGCCTCGGACTGAAGCCCATCGTGTGGGTCGGGATCCTGCTGAGCGTCTTCCAGCAGTTCGTGGGTATCAACGTGATCTTCTACTACTCCACGACGCTGTGGCGGTCGGTCGGATTCGATGAGTCGGATGCCCTGACCATCACGGTCATCACGTCAGTCACGAACATCGTCGTGACGATCATTGCCATCCTGCTGGTCGATCGCGTCGGTCGTCGTCTCATGCTGCTGGTCGGCTCGGTCGGCATGACGGTGACGCTCGGACTCATGGCGGTCGCGTTCTCGTTCGGAACGCTGGATGCTGCGGGCGACGTCGTACTGCCCGAACCTTGGTCGACGGTCGCGCTTGTCTCGGCCAACGCGTTCGTGGTGTTCTTCGGGGCTACCTGGGGTCCGCTGGTGTGGGTGCTGCTGGGTGAGATGTTCCCCAACTCGATTCGTGCCGGTGCCCTGGCGGTCGCCGCCGCGGCCCAGTGGATCGCCAACTTCTTCATCTCGACGACCTTCCCGGCGTTCGCCGATATAGGCCTGACGTTCGCGTACGGGTTCTACGCCTTCTTCGCGCTGCTGTCGTTCTTCTTCGTCTACTTCAAGGTCGCCGAGACGAAGGGACGAGAGTTGGAATCGATGACCGAGGAGGTAATCGTCGAACGCCGCGTGCGCAGACGAGCCGCGTAA
- the yidC gene encoding membrane protein insertase YidC: MGLDLLLASTTPPADSGGGFDLFGAILWPLKWAVELILVAWHWVLTAAGMPAAAGLTWVLSIVGLVLVVRAAVFPLFVKQIKSQRKMMEIAPELRKVQEKYKGKKDQLSREAMSRETMALYKKHGTTPMSSCLPLLVQMPIFFALFSVLRDVGTHAQQGTGGVGMLSPELTQEFYDATLFGSVSLHETLGEAWADQNVPAIALLATLVVLMIASQFFTQLQIISKNLSPEAKTGQAYQMQKIMLYVLPLGFIFSGVFFPLGVVIYWFISNLWTMGQQFLVIREMPTPGSEAAKAREERLARKGKAINAEGKIVPIEVVQAEEQRKLEEVEKAKAEAPKREQPMSKKRAKKKGSN, translated from the coding sequence GTGGGTCTTGACCTCCTGCTCGCAAGCACCACGCCTCCGGCTGACTCCGGCGGCGGTTTTGACCTGTTCGGTGCCATCCTCTGGCCACTGAAGTGGGCGGTTGAGCTCATCCTCGTCGCCTGGCACTGGGTGCTCACGGCGGCCGGGATGCCCGCTGCTGCCGGTCTCACCTGGGTGCTGTCGATCGTCGGTCTCGTTCTGGTCGTGCGAGCGGCGGTCTTCCCGCTGTTCGTGAAGCAGATCAAGAGCCAGCGGAAGATGATGGAAATTGCTCCTGAACTGCGAAAAGTTCAGGAGAAGTACAAGGGCAAGAAGGATCAGCTCTCTCGTGAGGCGATGAGCCGCGAGACCATGGCGCTTTACAAGAAGCACGGCACGACGCCGATGTCGAGCTGTCTGCCGTTGCTGGTGCAGATGCCGATCTTCTTCGCGCTGTTCAGCGTGCTGCGCGACGTCGGAACCCACGCTCAGCAGGGCACGGGCGGCGTCGGCATGCTGAGCCCGGAGCTGACGCAGGAGTTCTACGACGCCACGTTGTTCGGCAGTGTGTCGCTGCACGAGACGCTCGGCGAGGCCTGGGCAGACCAGAACGTGCCGGCCATCGCCCTCCTGGCCACCCTTGTGGTGCTGATGATCGCGTCGCAGTTCTTCACGCAGCTGCAGATCATCTCGAAGAACCTGTCGCCCGAGGCCAAGACCGGCCAGGCGTACCAGATGCAGAAGATCATGCTGTACGTGCTGCCGCTCGGCTTCATCTTCTCGGGTGTGTTCTTCCCGCTCGGCGTCGTCATCTACTGGTTCATCTCGAACCTGTGGACCATGGGACAGCAGTTCTTGGTCATCCGCGAGATGCCGACCCCTGGCTCGGAGGCCGCCAAGGCTCGCGAGGAGCGCCTGGCTCGCAAGGGTAAGGCCATCAACGCCGAGGGCAAGATCGTTCCGATCGAGGTTGTTCAGGCAGAAGAGCAGCGCAAGTTGGAAGAGGTCGAGAAGGCCAAGGCCGAGGCCCCGAAGCGTGAGCAGCCGATGAGCAAGAAGCGCGCGAAGAAGAAGGGGTCGAACTGA
- the trxB gene encoding thioredoxin-disulfide reductase, with translation MRQVIIIGSGPAGFSAAIYAARANLKPLLIASTVEVGGELMNTTDVENFPGFPEGILGPDLMAKLQEQAEKFGTEVLYDDVTELHVDGPVKKVVLGSGAEHEASTVIYATGSAYRKLGIAGEERLSGYGVSWCATCDGFFFREKTIAVVGGGDSAMEEATFLTRFASKVYVIHRKDSLRASKIMQERAFANEKIEFIWNSEVVEVLGDDAVKGVQLRSTADGTLSDLELDGLFIAIGNDPRTHLVHDKLQLTDAGTIWVDGRSSRTSVPGIFAAGDVIDPTYRQAATAAGSGVVAALDAEHFLADLEDAATHVPAAVAAEVIAS, from the coding sequence ATGCGTCAGGTCATCATCATCGGCTCCGGCCCCGCCGGCTTCAGCGCCGCCATCTACGCGGCGCGCGCCAATCTCAAGCCGCTGCTGATCGCCAGCACCGTCGAGGTCGGCGGCGAGCTGATGAACACCACCGACGTCGAGAACTTCCCCGGATTCCCCGAGGGCATCCTGGGTCCTGACCTGATGGCGAAGCTGCAGGAGCAGGCCGAGAAGTTCGGCACCGAGGTGCTCTACGACGACGTCACCGAACTGCACGTCGACGGCCCGGTGAAGAAGGTCGTCCTCGGCAGTGGTGCCGAGCACGAGGCATCCACCGTCATCTACGCAACCGGGTCCGCGTACCGCAAGCTCGGCATCGCCGGCGAGGAGCGCCTGTCGGGATACGGCGTCTCCTGGTGCGCGACGTGCGACGGCTTCTTCTTCCGCGAGAAGACGATCGCCGTCGTCGGCGGCGGCGACTCGGCGATGGAAGAGGCCACGTTCCTCACCCGCTTCGCGTCGAAGGTGTACGTCATCCACCGCAAGGACAGCCTCCGCGCCTCCAAGATCATGCAGGAGCGCGCGTTCGCGAACGAGAAGATCGAGTTCATCTGGAACAGCGAGGTCGTCGAGGTGCTCGGTGACGACGCGGTGAAGGGCGTGCAGCTGCGCTCCACTGCCGACGGGACGCTGAGCGACCTCGAGCTTGACGGTCTGTTCATCGCGATCGGCAACGACCCCCGCACGCACCTCGTGCACGACAAGCTGCAGCTCACCGACGCCGGCACCATCTGGGTCGACGGACGCTCTTCTCGCACCTCAGTTCCCGGCATCTTCGCCGCCGGCGACGTGATCGACCCGACCTATCGCCAGGCCGCGACCGCGGCCGGCTCTGGGGTCGTCGCAGCCCTGGATGCCGAGCACTTCCTCGCCGATCTCGAGGATGCAGCCACGCACGTGCCGGCGGCCGTCGCCGCCGAGGTCATCGCGAGCTGA
- a CDS encoding R3H domain-containing nucleic acid-binding protein: MTAEDLKTPTGASVDELEHEGDVAADFLEELLDIADIDGDLNLDVRQGRAYVSVEAEGDGVSVLSAPDTVQALQELTRLAVQSKTGAFSRLILDIGGSRDTRRRQLETLVDAAMAKLDAGSTQASLPAMSSYERKLVHDIVSDRGLVSESYGEGADRHTVVSRG, translated from the coding sequence ATGACCGCTGAAGATCTGAAGACGCCGACCGGTGCATCGGTCGATGAGCTCGAGCACGAAGGGGATGTCGCAGCCGACTTCCTGGAAGAGCTGCTGGACATCGCTGACATCGACGGCGACCTGAACCTCGATGTTCGTCAGGGCCGGGCATACGTCTCGGTCGAGGCGGAAGGCGATGGGGTGTCGGTGCTGTCTGCACCCGACACCGTGCAGGCTCTTCAAGAGCTGACGCGTCTCGCCGTACAGAGCAAGACGGGAGCCTTCTCCCGTCTGATCCTGGACATCGGCGGCTCGCGGGACACGCGGCGTCGCCAGTTGGAGACGCTTGTGGATGCTGCCATGGCCAAGCTCGACGCCGGCTCGACCCAGGCGTCGCTGCCCGCAATGTCGAGCTATGAGCGCAAACTCGTGCACGACATCGTGTCGGACCGTGGCCTTGTCTCGGAATCCTATGGTGAGGGCGCAGACCGCCACACGGTGGTCAGCCGCGGCTGA
- the rnpA gene encoding ribonuclease P protein component encodes MLARPNRLTRGVDYRQVVRRGTRCGGPRLITSVLAGADQRAPRFGFIISKQVGTAVVRNTVRRRLKAVCAEFIDTVPEGTDVVIRALPASATADFASLRADVARCLNRLVPGPVRA; translated from the coding sequence GTGCTTGCCCGGCCGAATCGTCTGACCCGTGGCGTCGACTACCGACAGGTAGTCCGTCGTGGAACGCGATGCGGCGGACCGCGTCTGATCACCTCGGTGCTCGCCGGCGCGGATCAACGGGCACCCCGGTTCGGGTTCATCATCAGCAAGCAGGTAGGAACCGCCGTGGTTCGCAACACCGTTCGCCGTCGCTTGAAGGCAGTGTGCGCGGAGTTCATCGACACGGTTCCTGAGGGCACGGATGTCGTCATCCGTGCCCTTCCTGCATCCGCCACCGCGGATTTCGCGTCACTGCGAGCGGATGTCGCTCGCTGCCTGAATCGCCTGGTCCCCGGTCCGGTGCGGGCATGA
- the rsmG gene encoding 16S rRNA (guanine(527)-N(7))-methyltransferase RsmG, with translation MSLPTDPTPELEPTSAAALFGARIDLARKFTAALVAEGELRGLIGPLELPRIWTRHILNSGIAAPMFHGSVADVGSGAGLPGLVLAIARPDVQWTLIEPMERRVTWLNEQVESLGLDNVTVMRARGEDVGLEFDVVTARAVSALRTLVPITAPLAKDGGELIFLKGHNVPAEIEAAQKVFKKYKVSGAAVEILGEDVLSEPTRVFRAHVRA, from the coding sequence ATGTCCCTCCCCACAGATCCGACTCCCGAACTCGAACCCACCTCAGCGGCCGCCCTCTTCGGCGCCCGCATCGACCTGGCGCGCAAGTTCACCGCGGCGCTGGTCGCCGAGGGGGAGCTGCGGGGCCTTATCGGCCCGCTTGAGCTTCCGCGCATCTGGACGCGCCATATTCTGAACTCGGGTATTGCGGCCCCGATGTTCCACGGTTCGGTGGCTGATGTCGGTTCTGGCGCAGGGTTGCCCGGGTTGGTGCTCGCAATTGCCCGTCCCGATGTGCAGTGGACGCTGATCGAGCCGATGGAACGGCGCGTCACCTGGCTGAACGAGCAGGTCGAATCTCTCGGTCTCGACAACGTGACCGTCATGCGTGCGCGGGGTGAGGACGTGGGGCTGGAGTTCGACGTCGTGACAGCTCGCGCTGTGAGCGCCCTGCGTACGTTGGTGCCGATCACCGCCCCGCTCGCAAAGGACGGCGGCGAGTTGATCTTCCTCAAGGGTCACAATGTGCCGGCCGAGATCGAGGCGGCCCAGAAGGTCTTCAAGAAGTACAAGGTCTCCGGCGCTGCCGTCGAGATTCTCGGTGAGGATGTTCTGTCCGAGCCGACGCGCGTCTTCCGCGCTCACGTTCGCGCCTGA